A genomic region of Blattabacterium cuenoti contains the following coding sequences:
- the mtaB gene encoding tRNA (N(6)-L-threonylcarbamoyladenosine(37)-C(2))-methylthiotransferase MtaB yields the protein MLKKKVAFYTMGCKLNYAETSTIARKFSNLYYQHVSFKSYADIYVINSCSVTKNAEIEFQHIVRSAMNKNSKSFIVAIGCYAQRNPKKVSSIIGVDLVLGYEEKFQIIDYINRDLRKKYYAKIISKKTYFPSFSVGDRTRSFLKIQDGCDYKCSYCIIPVSRGPSRSDSIENILKNIRFLFNKGVKEIVLTGVNIGDYGKNIYGKNKRLYTFFDLIQAIDKIQEKGRIRLSSIEPNLLKNECIEFLHQSKHFVPHFHIPLQSGSNDILEKMHRRYRRELYQEKVKKIRYLMPDAYIGSDLIVGFPGETHKHFLETYHFLNELEISSLHIFTYSTRPNTKSSTIQENVYKKIQWKRNKVLRVLSKKKYRFFCKKQINTKKTVLFEKNYHNKEYLYGYTENYIRTKMPLNSYNSFIYENTLQDVLITEIDKDGIMIAEPIN from the coding sequence ATGTTGAAAAAAAAAGTAGCATTTTATACTATGGGGTGTAAACTAAATTACGCAGAAACCTCTACCATAGCAAGAAAGTTTTCTAACTTATATTATCAACATGTTTCTTTCAAAAGTTATGCAGATATTTATGTGATCAATAGTTGTTCTGTAACAAAAAATGCTGAAATTGAATTTCAGCATATTGTACGTTCTGCTATGAATAAAAATTCAAAATCTTTTATTGTAGCAATAGGATGTTATGCTCAACGAAATCCTAAAAAAGTGTCTTCTATTATTGGAGTAGATCTCGTATTAGGCTATGAAGAAAAATTTCAAATCATAGATTATATTAATAGAGATTTGAGAAAAAAATATTATGCAAAGATTATTTCTAAAAAAACTTATTTTCCATCGTTTTCCGTTGGAGATCGAACTCGTTCCTTTTTAAAAATACAGGATGGATGTGATTATAAGTGCAGTTATTGCATCATTCCTGTATCAAGAGGGCCCTCTCGTTCTGATAGTATAGAAAATATATTGAAAAATATTAGATTTCTTTTTAATAAAGGAGTCAAAGAGATCGTATTAACAGGTGTCAATATAGGTGACTATGGAAAAAATATATACGGAAAAAATAAACGGTTATATACATTTTTTGATTTAATACAAGCTATAGATAAAATACAAGAAAAAGGAAGAATACGTTTATCTTCTATAGAGCCTAATTTACTTAAAAATGAATGTATTGAGTTTTTGCATCAAAGTAAACATTTTGTCCCTCATTTTCATATTCCTTTACAGTCTGGAAGTAATGATATTTTAGAAAAAATGCATAGACGTTACAGGCGAGAACTTTATCAAGAAAAAGTAAAAAAAATTCGGTATTTAATGCCAGATGCTTATATAGGTTCAGATCTTATTGTTGGGTTTCCTGGAGAAACACATAAACATTTTTTGGAAACTTATCATTTTTTGAATGAATTAGAAATTTCATCTTTGCACATATTTACTTATTCTACTAGACCAAATACAAAATCTAGTACAATACAGGAAAATGTATATAAAAAAATACAATGGAAACGGAATAAAGTTTTGAGAGTCCTTTCAAAGAAAAAATATCGCTTTTTTTGTAAAAAGCAAATTAACACTAAAAAAACTGTATTATTCGAAAAAAATTATCACAATAAAGAATATTTATATGGATATACAGAAAATTATATTCGAACTAAGATGCCATTAAATTCATACAATTCTTTTATATATGAAAATACATTACAAGATGTATTAATCACAGAAATAGATAAGGATGGAATTATGATCGCCGAACCAATAAATTAA
- a CDS encoding peroxiredoxin produces the protein MNTLISKKAPNFTANAVLNGKNIVQNFTLEQFKGSRYVLLFFYPKDFTFVCPTEIYAFQEQIKDFEMRNVQIIAVSTDTEQSHWAWLQMPKKKGGIHGVTYPIVSDINKTISHNYGVLSGDWICNNDNKELKATGELIAYRGLFLIDKGGIIRHLLINDFPLGRNVHEAIRMIDALQYYEKSGEVCPANWIKGKKAIKASHSGIEDYFSS, from the coding sequence ATGAATACATTAATTTCAAAAAAAGCGCCTAATTTTACGGCTAATGCGGTATTAAATGGAAAAAATATTGTCCAAAATTTTACTTTAGAACAATTTAAAGGAAGTAGGTATGTTTTGCTTTTCTTTTATCCTAAAGATTTTACTTTTGTCTGTCCTACAGAAATATATGCTTTTCAAGAACAAATTAAGGATTTTGAAATGAGAAATGTACAAATTATTGCTGTTTCTACGGATACAGAACAATCTCATTGGGCTTGGTTGCAGATGCCAAAAAAAAAAGGGGGAATACATGGGGTAACTTACCCTATTGTTTCTGATATCAATAAGACCATATCTCATAACTATGGAGTCTTGTCTGGAGATTGGATTTGCAATAATGATAATAAAGAATTGAAAGCTACGGGAGAACTTATTGCTTATAGAGGATTATTTTTAATAGATAAAGGAGGAATAATAAGACATCTTTTAATTAATGATTTTCCTTTAGGTAGAAATGTACATGAAGCTATTCGTATGATAGATGCTCTTCAATATTATGAAAAAAGTGGAGAAGTATGCCCCGCAAATTGGATAAAAGGAAAAAAAGCTATAAAAGCTAGTCATAGTGGAATTGAAGATTATTTTTCATCTTAG
- the dnaG gene encoding DNA primase gives MISKETIKKILSISCIEDVIGDFIELKKSGFNYRGLSPFSNEKTPSLIVSPIKKIWKDFSSGKGGNVLAFLIEHEHFTYEESLRFLAKKYDIKIHDYKKYKHKEEEEYEKLYLIQDYAKRFFIYQLHSTKEGQENGLNYLIQKRGFDIKIIQKFELGYAPISWNILTVSALKQGFKVREIQKSGLTIFKKYNHFFDCFRKRVMFPIHNLSGRVIGFGGRNIDSVYSTKYINSSESNIFQKSRILYGLFQAKKNILKENFCYLVEGYTDVISLHQSGIKNVVSSSGISLTMDQILLIKRFTKNIVLFYDGDRSGIKASLRGINMMLEQEINLRILFISNGEDPDFISKKYSFSKLKDFVAKNSYNFVSFKQKIYERFHKDDPIKKSFLVKNILNSISKISNILQKELYLQEASKVLNIRKKVLISELKRINEKNTQKFSLVKNKEDSMFFYKKKNTILVLEEELIQLILNHGNQIIKKKEHNITVLEEILHVFKCWNLRFSLNKNQKIFDKICLKNKKTHLSKFFYKKNIKYYSLSKWDRKGIQVTSQEDHMNQYISDILLRYKSLYISKLIQKEIIHYQNYIAKDEDKKVLIRKIMHLTNIKNELHKKLHRYV, from the coding sequence ATGATTTCTAAAGAAACTATAAAAAAAATACTTTCTATTTCTTGTATAGAAGATGTTATTGGAGATTTTATCGAATTAAAAAAAAGTGGGTTTAATTATAGAGGACTAAGTCCTTTTTCTAATGAAAAAACACCTTCTCTTATAGTTTCTCCTATCAAAAAAATATGGAAAGATTTTAGTTCTGGAAAAGGAGGGAATGTTCTCGCTTTTCTTATAGAACATGAACATTTTACTTATGAGGAATCATTACGTTTTCTTGCTAAAAAATATGATATCAAGATTCATGATTATAAAAAATATAAACATAAAGAGGAAGAAGAGTATGAAAAATTATACTTGATTCAAGATTATGCCAAACGTTTTTTTATTTACCAATTACATTCTACCAAAGAAGGACAGGAAAATGGATTGAATTATTTAATTCAAAAAAGGGGCTTTGATATAAAAATAATTCAAAAATTCGAATTAGGCTATGCCCCTATTTCTTGGAATATACTTACGGTATCCGCATTAAAACAAGGATTTAAAGTACGGGAGATCCAAAAATCTGGGTTAACTATTTTCAAAAAATACAATCATTTTTTTGATTGTTTCCGTAAACGTGTGATGTTTCCAATACATAATTTATCAGGTAGGGTTATAGGTTTTGGAGGTAGAAATATTGATTCTGTATATTCCACTAAGTATATCAATTCATCAGAAAGCAATATTTTTCAAAAAAGTAGAATTTTATATGGCTTATTTCAAGCTAAAAAAAACATTCTTAAAGAAAATTTTTGTTATTTAGTGGAAGGATATACAGATGTTATTTCTTTACATCAATCTGGTATAAAAAATGTAGTTTCTTCTTCTGGGATTTCACTTACTATGGATCAAATTCTATTGATCAAAAGATTTACAAAAAATATTGTTCTTTTTTATGATGGAGATCGTTCTGGAATTAAAGCCTCTTTAAGAGGGATTAATATGATGCTAGAACAAGAAATAAATTTACGCATATTATTTATTTCTAATGGAGAAGATCCAGATTTTATATCCAAAAAATATTCTTTTTCTAAACTAAAAGATTTTGTAGCAAAAAATAGTTACAATTTTGTTTCCTTTAAACAAAAAATATATGAAAGATTCCATAAAGATGATCCCATAAAAAAATCATTTTTGGTTAAAAATATTTTGAATAGTATTTCAAAAATATCCAATATCCTTCAAAAGGAATTATACCTACAAGAAGCTTCTAAAGTATTAAACATTCGTAAAAAAGTTCTTATTTCTGAATTGAAAAGAATAAATGAAAAAAATACACAGAAATTTAGTCTAGTTAAGAATAAGGAAGATTCAATGTTTTTTTACAAAAAAAAAAATACGATTCTTGTTCTTGAAGAAGAATTAATTCAATTGATTTTAAATCATGGAAATCAGATCATAAAAAAAAAAGAACACAATATTACGGTTTTAGAAGAAATATTGCATGTTTTTAAATGTTGGAACTTACGTTTTTCTTTGAATAAAAATCAAAAAATATTTGATAAAATTTGTTTAAAAAACAAAAAAACACATTTATCAAAATTTTTTTATAAAAAAAATATAAAATATTATTCATTATCAAAATGGGATAGAAAAGGAATACAAGTAACCTCCCAGGAGGATCACATGAATCAATATATTAGTGATATTTTATTGAGATATAAATCTTTGTATATTTCTAAATTGATTCAAAAAGAAATTATACATTATCAGAATTATATTGCAAAGGATGAGGATAAAAAAGTTCTTATAAGGAAAATTATGCATTTAACAAATATAAAAAATGAACTTCATAAAAAATTACATAGATATGTATAA
- the rpe gene encoding ribulose-phosphate 3-epimerase encodes MKKIVAPSLLSANLAFLYRDIEMLNESEADWFHIDIMDSSFVSNISFGFLFTKYVKKYAHKPMDVHLMILQPERYIEQLKACGADHLHIHYEACIHLSRTIYYIKKNGMKVGVAVNPHTPVFLLQDIIHDIDFVLLMSVNPGYSGQKFIHKTYQKLEDTKDLILKKDSSALIEVDGGINLENSSLLFKNGADILVAGTTIFSDSNPKEIIHRMKLVN; translated from the coding sequence ATGAAAAAAATTGTAGCTCCATCCTTACTTTCAGCAAATTTAGCTTTTTTATATCGTGATATAGAAATGCTGAATGAAAGTGAGGCAGATTGGTTTCATATTGATATAATGGATTCCTCTTTTGTTTCTAATATTTCTTTTGGATTCTTGTTTACTAAATATGTCAAAAAATATGCCCATAAGCCTATGGATGTACATTTAATGATATTACAACCAGAACGCTATATAGAACAGTTGAAAGCTTGTGGAGCCGACCATTTACATATTCATTATGAAGCTTGTATTCATTTAAGCAGAACAATTTATTATATTAAAAAGAATGGAATGAAGGTAGGTGTAGCTGTAAATCCACATACTCCAGTTTTTCTTTTACAAGATATTATTCATGATATAGATTTTGTTTTATTGATGAGTGTGAATCCTGGTTATAGTGGACAAAAATTTATTCATAAAACATATCAAAAATTAGAAGATACTAAAGATTTAATCTTAAAAAAAGATTCTTCTGCTCTCATAGAAGTAGATGGAGGAATTAATTTAGAAAATTCTTCTTTATTATTCAAAAATGGAGCAGATATATTAGTGGCAGGAACTACTATTTTTTCTGATTCTAACCCAAAAGAAATTATTCATAGAATGAAATTAGTAAATTAA